ATAACATTAACTATTGTTTTCTGTTTATTAGTGACAAGTTTGATAGGAACAGGCTACGCATACCCTCCGGCGGCTGAAGCATTTAAAACTATACCATTTATTGGTTCTATATTTCAAAAATTTACTGATAATGATTTGAAAATTGCCAGCCTAAATGGATTGACCCACTTTCCAGAACAGCAACAAACTAGAGATGGTGTGACAGTAACTCTTAAGGAATATTATTATGATAGAAGCAATTTTAATTTCGGCATAGTAGTAAAAGGAAGAAATCCATATAACTTTGAAACCCATTTTACATTGTATTATAATAACAAACCCTTAAATAAGGGTAGCGCTGGAGGAAGTACAGAAATCACAAAAGACAGTTTTTATAGATTAGCTGAAATGTCTCTAACTGAGACGCCTCCTGACAAATCTACTTTAAAATTGATTGGGACTGATAATACTGGAAAAATTAAAAAATTTGAGTTTGATATACCTATTGACTACAGTAAAGTGGATCCTTTAACTACAGAGATTAAATTAATGAAAAATATTAAACAGGGAAACAGAACAATTACAGTTAAAAATATAATTTTTACTCCGATTGCAACAACTATCAACTACGAGTATACCTGTCCAAAAGACGAGCACTATGGTATGCAGCTATATAATGAAAATGGAAGATTAGTTGAATCGAAAGGTAACATTGGGTCGCATGTAGTTAATGGAGATTTTACAACGTACTCATTTACTGACACTTTTGAGTCGATTAAAACAGTACCCAAATATTTGACACTAAATATAATTGATACCACAGGGATTAAAATATTGAATAATATACCTATTGTTTTGTTAAGTACAAAATTAGATTTGAGGGAGAATGGCAAGTAGTAACTGTACTCTAAGTAATTTGTATTTATTGGCTATGCCTATACCCACTTATATCCGTTGTTATCTTTGACTGGTACGGTTCGCCTCCACCATCAAAGTCCACAATTGTATAGGTGTCAATCCTATCATTGTAGACAATAACTTTAACGACATAAGTCTGGATGATCCGTTTCTGATCTTCCAGGCTTTTGTTTTTTATGTCGGAATCCTGGCTGAGGTAGTAGTAAATCTGATCTCTGGATGGGGAATTGATTTCAGCCTGACGCTTTGCTTCCTCGATTCTGAAAAGCCAACATCAATGACAACAATGGCAGTTTGGATCAAAAATAAAATAATAAAATAAAAGTAGGAGCATATATTCTGCTCCTACTTTAAGTTGAACCTGTTTGACCAGAGAACCATTTACTGTTTAACACATGTGCCCACTGTTAATCCCCTGTGATACAAGGAAGATCCTTTAGCTGCTGTATTCTATAAAGAGAAAGATGATATATTGCCAAGTAGATACATTTTAATCATTGCAAAGTCAATGGAGTCAACTTGTCCGTTTCTGTCCACATCAGCATTTTTAAGAGCATCTCCCGTAAGCGGTGTTATATTGAGCATATGCATTTTTAAGAGAGCATAATCTGTCGAGTCAACTGAACCATCGTTATTCAGATCACCCAAGGTTTGAACCGGTGCTATATCTTTAAACAAATCCGGCAATACGTTATAAATGTACTGATTAATCCAATTCCATGCATGTGTACCACCATTTGCAACCATAAAATAGAAGTTTCCGTTTTTTATGTCAGATGAATATATGAAAGTATCTGTTAGTTTTTTCATTGCATCTATCTGGGGTTTCATATTAGGATATGCAATATCATCACTGCCTGTAGCACAGAACAGCTTGAAGTCATGCGGTGCTTTATAACCGGCTTTCTTTGCAACATCTGCCAGATACTGTGCTGTTTCCGTTGGTTTACTGCTTCCAGCTGTTGAACCTAATGCCCAACAGTCACCACTATAAGGCATAAAATATTTAATATAGTCAAGGCAGTTAATATATGTATACCAGGTACATACCGAACCCATTGAGAATCCGCCAAATGCCCTGTGATCTCTGGAAGCCTTCATATCAGCAGTGCTTTTTGATTTTAAATAGGTATTATATTTGGTTTCAACCAACGGAATAAGTGTAGTGCTCAATTCCTGAGGAAAACCCGCAACATCATTATTACCTTTGTAAAATGAAGGTGTAACAACTATAACCGGTTCAGTATCTCCTTTTGCAATCATATTATCAATTATTACCTTTAATTCCTTGTTCTGACCTGGTCCGCCGAATAATAAATTCTCATCTTCGCCGCCACCGTGCATCAGATATACAACGTTATACTTTTTAGAAGTATCAGACTGGTTATATCCGTTAGGAAGATAGACGTTAAAATATTTAGTACCATTACCAAAATTGTAGCTTAACCTTTCAATAGTACCTTGCTTTGAACTAGTCATTTTGTACTCATAAGGAAGCGGTTTGAAAACTTTCTCACTAGCATCAGCTGCAGATACCGACATATTAGCAGTAGCCACCATGCTGAGGGTCATGATACTCGACAGAATAAAACACAAGCTCTTTTTAAAACCTTTTTTCAAAATCACGATACATCCTCCTTTAAAATTAAAAAATTATTTTACTTTCATCATCTATTTATTTTGAAAAAACATTTTACAAACCAAACGAATTTTCAAAATATAGGTGTAGCGTATATAATTATTTTACAATATTTTGTAAAAATGC
This region of Clostridium sp. BNL1100 genomic DNA includes:
- a CDS encoding DUF4179 domain-containing protein; protein product: MNNFKKQCEEISVPDNIDIVLKKAIRKGRNGLITKRLITLTIVFCLLVTSLIGTGYAYPPAAEAFKTIPFIGSIFQKFTDNDLKIASLNGLTHFPEQQQTRDGVTVTLKEYYYDRSNFNFGIVVKGRNPYNFETHFTLYYNNKPLNKGSAGGSTEITKDSFYRLAEMSLTETPPDKSTLKLIGTDNTGKIKKFEFDIPIDYSKVDPLTTEIKLMKNIKQGNRTITVKNIIFTPIATTINYEYTCPKDEHYGMQLYNENGRLVESKGNIGSHVVNGDFTTYSFTDTFESIKTVPKYLTLNIIDTTGIKILNNIPIVLLSTKLDLRENGK
- a CDS encoding dockerin type I domain-containing protein — translated: MILKKGFKKSLCFILSSIMTLSMVATANMSVSAADASEKVFKPLPYEYKMTSSKQGTIERLSYNFGNGTKYFNVYLPNGYNQSDTSKKYNVVYLMHGGGEDENLLFGGPGQNKELKVIIDNMIAKGDTEPVIVVTPSFYKGNNDVAGFPQELSTTLIPLVETKYNTYLKSKSTADMKASRDHRAFGGFSMGSVCTWYTYINCLDYIKYFMPYSGDCWALGSTAGSSKPTETAQYLADVAKKAGYKAPHDFKLFCATGSDDIAYPNMKPQIDAMKKLTDTFIYSSDIKNGNFYFMVANGGTHAWNWINQYIYNVLPDLFKDIAPVQTLGDLNNDGSVDSTDYALLKMHMLNITPLTGDALKNADVDRNGQVDSIDFAMIKMYLLGNISSFSL